tatttatacatacatgtgtGATGCTCGTTCATAAGAGGGAAAAAGCATAATTCACTGTTTTAAATTAAGAGCAGTGAAAAAATTGGATaggatttcattttatattagcATGAAGAGTGTAATGAGTACGTGACCTAAATTAATTGCTGGATAGATGTATTATCTTGAAAGCTtcattttgttgaaaaaattcaatattttttcaaaattcaaaattcaatatatatatatatttatatacagcgtgtttttaatatatatctaagTGAAAATATCCTAACAATACGTTTCTTATGATTTTTTTAgatgacatttttttaaaaacatttaatcTAAGAAACGGATGAGACTACATCCGCGGTGAATTTTTACGAACCGTGTGGTAAATCCCACGTTTGAAATACTGTTGTCAAGGTCCTGTTTGCAATTTCATCAACAAGCAAGTGAAAGTGCAAAGGTTTAGTGCGATAGAATAAAACGGATTTTACCACTGTCACCAGAGCAAACGTTGAATTGTATCCGGCACATACCATCGCAATGTGTATAGTCTCGCATTTTACCTTAAAACAAATCGCTAATCTTCATCGtcttcatatttaaattttttacaaattatatagcGTGATTCTTAATTGCacgatgatattttataacatacaaaGAATATATTCTATCTGGTTTTACATTAATACGGCTTAGTACAAGtcatttaatcatttttattaagtgTTGAAATATCCTCTCTCCTCCTGCTGGTTTAATGAACATATGTTCtaattaatcgtaattaaaaaagaaggttGAACAGCTTATTCATATATAGTAGTATTTTTTACTTCATATTACAAGTGTATCTCttgaagaaatagaagaaagaataaatcaacataaaatacaaaaattggaagaaacttattaatttctttttttttttttttttgagaatgaaaaagaaacaaaattgtgTGTGTTCAATGAATTTATAGGACGaactacatttatttattgcttgCATAACTTACACAACCTACGATAtcaagtaatattttcttgcTGATCATAATACATGAAAATCAACTAACTAGCTAAAGACAGGACACAATTAAGAATCACTCATTAAATGTAccatatttgaaaatatttttaaatgttcatttttaattttcgattcAAGATGTACCAAGGAACGGCCTAAATTTGTGTACCTcattatgattattttctaagtGCAGCTTTTCCACGCGTGGACTTTCTTTCTCTACGTCCATGGGCGAGCTCAATTTATTGTTAAGTTTGAAGGAATTGATATCGGCAGAAGGAACTATAATAATAGACGAAAGGtcaatattacgaaatattgtAGTATGAACTCGAGTATTACCGTTCAATAGTAAATACAggtaaaaaattgtagataGTATTAAAACACCGAATAAACATCCTAGCCATGATCGAGCCATTGTAATATGACAGACATATTTCCCAATTCGTAGAATGATTAACGAATGAGCTCTGTTATGTAAATACCAAGATctataaacaaaaatgaaaaatcaatgTAGCGATTGGACGAACAAGTTACACgttcaaattttaatgaagtAGACTAatcaagaattaaattttgtgcAAATGAATGATAAATACAGTAGTGCTGCACTAATTGACCTCAAGATCCTGCGTGGGCAGTTAATAGTAACGAAGCGAAATCCTGACCAATTAACACGACACTACTGTATGTTACTATGTTATGCTGTTTTTGGAGTCGTTCTACATTTgtcttattttctattctacctaaaaattatgcaaatataaatttccctataatgttttgtacaatatttttttttgtctaTTACAGTATTGTTATATATACTCTCATTATACGTGTAAGATATGTAAAAACATCtaaaagtttataatttatacagatattttggcaatttaaattacttgaCATGCGCAAACGTGACATGgaacaaaaacaaaagagaTAGGTTAATGCGCTTTGTTGTAATACAATTGGCTTAATGGAAATAACAccatgaaataatataaactgGATATAGGATAACTAAATATATAGGAAGGAACACATACCTCCAATGTCGCAGTTTTTGTCACCGACTGTCACGCACTCAAATCCATTGCTTCAACTACTTTGGGATACAGGGTTCGAACGTGATTAATTCTATATGTAAATTTGCAGACATAAATCTCCTCGGGCACCAGCACTCGTTTGCGTTTCAATGAATCACTGTTATGTCTGCGAATGTTTGCTGTAAACTAAGCAAATTCGCGTAATTACAGTTATCTAGGAACAATGACGGGACAGCACGCATCCTAAACACTCGAAGCCGGAAGTCTAACATAAATAGTTTAATCACTGGATAACGTAGTAGTAGAATTACTACTCTGCCTGAACAACACAACAAGAGACGCCGAACAGTCGGTAACTCGTTACGTAGTTACCCACTTTTGTTACAAGAGGGCAACATCAACACTGTGAACTGAAGTTAGTCGCAAGTAACATAGGATACCAGGATGCcacatacatgtatgtatgtatgtatgcagTGCATGTTAGATTTTAAAAACTAGATTTTCCCCAAAAGTTGGCTATGTAGGTATAATGTAACAATTATTCACGATGAGacttttgaatatatatattcttaataCTTAGATTAATCTAAGTTCATTGAACTATGCATGATACAACCTTCAACTGTATGTACATCACAGTTATCGCATTGTACATTGCATTAACAGGTAAAGCggtaaaataatagtattgtTGTATTTATGGAAGTATGATCGCGGTTTGATAATTATATGTGATATTTAAATgccatctttttattttataaaattttataaaatactttaaaaaattatatttcataacccgtttatatattttgttgattgtataaaattctaattatacatacatacacagaGTGTCCTACTAACTCAATTATAAAGCGATATCTCAGTTACTTTTAATGATACAACCTATTGCTTTGGCATTTTCACGTATCATTAGCGGTAACGGAGATATCACCTCATAAGAAAGTGGGATATCCTGcgtatcgaatattttacatgtacagtattaacattaatataaaataatactatattaaatatgcTTTCCACCTTATGCAGAAGATTTATGTCATAAAATGTAGTCTGACAGAGAAAAAATAGATCTTTAACTGCACTGTAAAATAAATGCTTTATGTCACGTTAGCTACTAACTAAACATAATCTGAACAATAACTATAAAAGTAGTTGTACGGAAATTATCTTAtgtattaaacatatttttctaaaataaatataactaagTCTTGAAGTGAATAAATGATAAGAATACAATGTGCAATGATATGAAAcaagttataaaaaaaatttgtatagaaatacgtccattatttaatttatttctgttgCTTTACTGGTGTACGAAGCAGGTTCTTGTTCATCTTTGAGCTTGCGTAATCTTTGGAGCTCTGTACTTCTCGCTctgtagaaaaaataaaaagattaatatttgattaaattaccATTTGTAACTTACGATACCAATTGCAATACCTATGCAATGCTTCCTCCTGTTCTCTTtgttctttctgtttctttagaAGTCTGGATGCCACAAAAATAATCAGTACTATAACTGGTATTAGGCAAGCAAGTACTATACCAGCTGTGATACCGGCTTGACGAGAACTATATTCCTGTTGACCTGTGATTTTCAATACAATTtatagtattaatataattgacgATTACACAAATGAAAAACATAGtaatcgatataatatatacacatataaaaacaaatataattaagaaaggATAAAGGATAAAGGacgagaataataaaaaatgaaaaaataataacaatatttttggtGGAAATTTCCATTCCACTATGAAGATCAAGTAGGTATTAAAACGATTTATCAAACGTGTAGTAAATGCATGTGGAATAGAAATTTCCTGAATATTTAAAGGTATAGAAAAGTTTATTGAACTgcatttttttacattaattagcaaatgtttatataaaaacgtTACAATAAACTTCCATTATTCCAAAcaataatgcattttaatgcaatcaaatatttatactatacattacatattataaaagtataaagcTTATGTGCGGTATAacaacgtaataatgcatcgttttgtaaataaagaacATTTCTATTCCACAGCAAaaacagtatatatatatatatatatacacgttaaattttattaattctggacgtaaaatttaattcatttcctatgacgaatgaatttatttcttatgcAAATGATATTCGAGTGCGTGTGATTTAATTCGggattattttgaaaatatgacTGCGAATAATTACCAGAGATGagataaaaatcgataaatgtCTGTTATGGAAGAGATGTTCcccaaagaaaaagaaacatataaataacgaACTTCTGAAATGTCAAGTATATTgcttgaatattatttaaaaatctatgaaaatctaatattattgatattttagacGTCACTTTCTTTACTGGGACTTCCAGTTTTTCTAGTAGAGTTTGTTGTACTTTTTTCCGATTCTGTCAGAGAAGTGGGTTCTTTTAGATCCCAATCTTTATCCTCAAAATCAATATCTGGTCTGTTAGGCAAAGGCTCGTGTGTACGGTAAACTTTGTCATAAGAATGAGGCTTTTTAATCATACTCGAACTAGTGCTAGTGTCGCTAACGGGTGAAATTGGTCTATCGAATGATTTTAACCGAGACAATAGCGTTGAATCATTGTCAACACCAGAACCGCGTTCAGAATAACGCCACGATTTCGAGGAATTTTCCTGCGCTTGATTCTTtcgtatataaaaaaaggcGCCAGCAACACACGCTATTACAGGAATTAAAACGGCGCAAATAATGCCCATTGTTGTCCATGCTGTACGTTGAGCATACTCGATCTGAcctatatttatgtaataccaaagaattttcttttatttctcttgtAGATGGGATAGCCGTTTtgataatgaattattattttcaatgtgCGAAATGTAGCCATGGAGATCAATAAGATTTTCGAAAGATAAGTATAGATAAGTTATAGAAAAACAACAAGTGATTATTGTCTTGttagaaaacaaatatataaaattataattcaaatacTCACGTAGACACTCCGTATATCCGTACTCCGGTACGTTCCAACGACCTTCGGGGGTGCATACACGTCGTTGATCGCCAACCAATATAAAGTCCTGATTGCATTCAAAAGTTACCTTCGTACCTGGCACGAAAAAGAAGTTACTCTTGCGTCCGAAGCGTGGCGTCTCCAATACACCGCATGATACcactgaaataataaataatagaacgtgaaacaaattatacaaatagtTATTGACTTAAATATACTCTAAAAACTTTTGTAACTCACCTCGTTCATTTATATTGATATCCCTTATTTCAGTGTAcgtattgtaataatttttcgtaaaatgaGCCATATCACGATTGAGCGACATTGCGTAGTCATATTGACACTGATATGATTGTCCACAGAGATCAGCAGCTCGTTGTATATCGTACGACCTGCAATGGaggaagataaatattttctttataaacaattcgatatttcgttaTTCTGATGGATAAATAgactattaaaataatagttacCTGTTTGATGGTAGTATCTCTGCAGGCGTCTTACGCCACTCGGGCTCGAAGGTTCTATTGGAATAATAACTCGCAGTTCTGCCAAACTCTCTAGTGAACAATGGGCCTCCTTTATCGTCGTCTTCTTTATCTTCCAACATCCAATGAATCGCAAAGTCTTTATGTACAGCCTCAAAGTGGTTCAAATTGGACGCTGCTACTTGTTGTCCATCCGGATTTGTCAAGTCGTCCGCAATGTCAAAGTTCCATTTTCCAAATAGACCACTTGTTTTATTCTAAGATGAAAtagataaatgtataacttctatatatttgtcagtatctattatataaatccatatttattttttaaatcgtaccAAGTACGTCCAGGGTAAGTAAACTCTGGCTGACATGTATCCTTCGTTTTCGATTACTTCCACACCTGCACCAGTATCAAACATGATGATCACTTCGCTCTGATTTAAAATGTACGTGGGTGTATAAACAACAACGCCGGTAAAATGTTGGAATTTTATGGATGGCCTATCGAAGTATACTCGACGATTATTGGCGAAGACATCGAGGCGATATCTCCATTGCGAGTGTTTTGGCCTTAATCGAACTTCTATGGTTGCTGAATTATTTCCTCTTGctgtatagaaaaatattaaattaattccaataggaattatcaaatttttataattttattagttcttgtaaattaattacctGCTACAGATGTCAATTGCGTAGCCCTAACTTCACCGTACACGTTATTCGGCAACTGCTCGAATCTACCTTGCACGTCAAGCTTATCTTTCAGATTATTCACACGTACTAAAACGAACTCTCCCTTTCCATTAAAGGTGTATTCCAAGCCATCGAATGTTGCAATATGAGGATCACCAAACACCGTCGCGATAGCTGGAGACTGATAAGCGATACAATCTTGACTTGGTCGTCTTTCAAATCTGAACGTTTCACAACCGACTGCGTGTTCTTCTTGCCACATACAACACATGTAGAATGGTATTATGTCGTGGTACCAATGAGAAAGAGTTGGTACTTTGTTCGCCTCGTCCCATGGATAGTATCCTAAGTTGTGGGACCTATGTGGTCTCGAACCCCATTGCTGATCGTAAGTCAACATTAGATAACCATTTTTATCGTAGCAACATTGCTGCTCAGAACCGTCCATGCTATAATTAAGAAGTAAAGtatgatataaaagaaaaatcggcAATGTTGAGCtatattaaagaagaattgGGAATAGTGGAGAGGatgagaaaaatgtttcttccgattgtattattacttcgttctaataacaatttcaagaaaacgtacattaaaaattaaaataccttTTGCCTATAAAATTCTACTTCCGTACTAACAGAAATCTTACTTACTTTGGCGCCCCTGTTCTCACACAATGATGCGCATGCAGATTATACATGCAATCCAAATTCGAATCTTTATCGCAATCGTAATCCGGAAGGAAACGACCTTTGTCATTTAACGCGTGTTTTAAGGTACACGGGCACAGGGATATTTCCGCcgcaaaatttttcaaatatctgtCGTTCATGATCCACTTGTCGCAAAGTCGTTGAGGCCATTTTGATCCATATCCTCTTTCCCATTGCGGAGCAAAGTACCAGGCTAATGGAATTGGCCTACTCCATAGGCTCctatacaaacattttttgtaattCCACTATCCAAATAATAtctaaaagtattttttcttttacatataatttacgtACGGCGTGATGTTAAGGCCAGTTTGTTGCTGCGGATCTGTTAAATTGAGCTGGAGAAAACCGAAAGTCATGTCTTGCTGATAAGGATTGCTTAAGTCACGGTATGCTGCTGGTCTTATAATATAGCTGCCCAAATTCGTATATGCTGTctgcaatttttcaattacaatattttttttaattgataatcaaattacatattatgtCGCGGGCAAATGATTTCTCGAACCAACCTCCAAATTAGTGATGTATTCAAATTCGGGAGTAGTTTTCGTCTCACGATATCCCCACAAAGATATTTGTACTCCCGCGTTTAAATTGCTGGTTAAATTGTATCGATCccaagtaatttttatttcagctGGATATGCTTGGTGAACGCTATTGGACACGAAGATTTTCTCGGTCGCTGTAGCTGGGGTTTCtgataagaattattataattaatatttatcttttgaagatcataattctttattcatcttt
This DNA window, taken from Bombus pyrosoma isolate SC7728 linkage group LG6, ASM1482585v1, whole genome shotgun sequence, encodes the following:
- the LOC122568582 gene encoding protein mesh isoform X3, which gives rise to MRNESYLGRVFAFPKLIVFWCFLVLLTSHISAHVENETFESVFGLDRLDNKEPMYSEINKNTEQVSPIETQDLSEVVDLTRDGDDHKEGMEKGAEDAPASTSDNRDEKNIPEGKIMSSSGFSKKMIGRKNEKYVRYDSDLPEADRYAPRPDDSVPNYVLTETRLKEIRSEFMYWYFDKGGDDDEGDYQSEIQASTPQVHKNFNFQLPFFGFRFNYTRVSMNGFLEFSDPPIHYTYPLVFPIKDWPRKNDPSFIGIFFSKCRIGEIRPTDIDQRRPGVYFRLERDLQRRTDQFGVEMRERLKWDIREGIIGTEAFDPKHAVIVTWKNMSFTGGIDNSLYNTNTFQMVLATDEVNTYVIFNYLNIQWSSHTEAGGDTMYGEGGVPALVGFNAGNGTRSYEYKPFSQMSTIRDLTGRGWANGFPGRHMFRIDENIMPAVCNKDISGANLPLVFAPESGNMLGGTIVNITGPCFNETEKIRCMFESEWVIGTVVDRNRAICVQPFVKAQGYIRFAISIGDSKTYNWKGKYFIETPATATEKIFVSNSVHQAYPAEIKITWDRYNLTSNLNAGVQISLWGYRETKTTPEFEYITNLETAYTNLGSYIIRPAAYRDLSNPYQQDMTFGFLQLNLTDPQQQTGLNITPSLWSRPIPLAWYFAPQWERGYGSKWPQRLCDKWIMNDRYLKNFAAEISLCPCTLKHALNDKGRFLPDYDCDKDSNLDCMYNLHAHHCVRTGAPNMDGSEQQCCYDKNGYLMLTYDQQWGSRPHRSHNLGYYPWDEANKVPTLSHWYHDIIPFYMCCMWQEEHAVGCETFRFERRPSQDCIAYQSPAIATVFGDPHIATFDGLEYTFNGKGEFVLVRVNNLKDKLDVQGRFEQLPNNVYGEVRATQLTSVAARGNNSATIEVRLRPKHSQWRYRLDVFANNRRVYFDRPSIKFQHFTGVVVYTPTYILNQSEVIIMFDTGAGVEVIENEGYMSARVYLPWTYLNKTSGLFGKWNFDIADDLTNPDGQQVAASNLNHFEAVHKDFAIHWMLEDKEDDDKGGPLFTREFGRTASYYSNRTFEPEWRKTPAEILPSNRSYDIQRAADLCGQSYQCQYDYAMSLNRDMAHFTKNYYNTYTEIRDININERVVSCGVLETPRFGRKSNFFFVPGTKVTFECNQDFILVGDQRRVCTPEGRWNVPEYGYTECLRQQEYSSRQAGITAGIVLACLIPVIVLIIFVASRLLKKQKEQREQEEALHRARSTELQRLRKLKDEQEPASYTSKATEIN
- the LOC122568582 gene encoding protein mesh isoform X2 encodes the protein MRNESYLGRVFAFPKLIVFWCFLVLLTSHISAHVENETFESVFGLDRLDNKEPMYSEINKNTEQVSPIETQDLSEVVDLTRDGDDHKEGMEKGAEDAPASTSDNRDEKNIPEDSDLPEADRYAPRPDDSVPNYVLTETRLKEIRSEFMYWYFDKGGDDDEGDYQSEIQASTPQVHKNFNFQLPFFGFRFNYTRVSMNGFLEFSDPPIHYTYPLVFPIKDWPRKNDPSFIGIFFSKCRIGEIRPTDIDQRRPGVYFRLERDLQRRTDQFGVEMRERLKWDIREGIIGTEAFDPKHAVIVTWKNMSFTGGIDNSLYNTNTFQMVLATDEVNTYVIFNYLNIQWSSHTEAGGDTMYGEGGVPALVGFNAGNGTRSYEYKPFSQMSTIRDLTGRGWANGFPGRHMFRIDENIMPAVCNKDISGANLPLVFAPESGNMLGGTIVNITGPCFNETEKIRCMFESEWVIGTVVDRNRAICVQPFVKAQGYIRFAISIGDSKTYNWKGKYFIETPATATEKIFVSNSVHQAYPAEIKITWDRYNLTSNLNAGVQISLWGYRETKTTPEFEYITNLETAYTNLGSYIIRPAAYRDLSNPYQQDMTFGFLQLNLTDPQQQTGLNITPSLWSRPIPLAWYFAPQWERGYGSKWPQRLCDKWIMNDRYLKNFAAEISLCPCTLKHALNDKGRFLPDYDCDKDSNLDCMYNLHAHHCVRTGAPNMDGSEQQCCYDKNGYLMLTYDQQWGSRPHRSHNLGYYPWDEANKVPTLSHWYHDIIPFYMCCMWQEEHAVGCETFRFERRPSQDCIAYQSPAIATVFGDPHIATFDGLEYTFNGKGEFVLVRVNNLKDKLDVQGRFEQLPNNVYGEVRATQLTSVAARGNNSATIEVRLRPKHSQWRYRLDVFANNRRVYFDRPSIKFQHFTGVVVYTPTYILNQSEVIIMFDTGAGVEVIENEGYMSARVYLPWTYLNKTSGLFGKWNFDIADDLTNPDGQQVAASNLNHFEAVHKDFAIHWMLEDKEDDDKGGPLFTREFGRTASYYSNRTFEPEWRKTPAEILPSNRSYDIQRAADLCGQSYQCQYDYAMSLNRDMAHFTKNYYNTYTEIRDININERVVSCGVLETPRFGRKSNFFFVPGTKVTFECNQDFILVGDQRRVCTPEGRWNVPEYGYTECLRQIEYAQRTAWTTMGIICAVLIPVIACVAGAFFYIRKNQAQENSSKSWRYSERGSGVDNDSTLLSRLKSFDRPISPVSDTSTSSSMIKKPHSYDKVYRTHEPLPNRPDIDFEDKDWDLKEPTSLTESEKSTTNSTRKTGSPSKESDV
- the LOC122568582 gene encoding protein mesh isoform X1 — its product is MRNESYLGRVFAFPKLIVFWCFLVLLTSHISAHVENETFESVFGLDRLDNKEPMYSEINKNTEQVSPIETQDLSEVVDLTRDGDDHKEGMEKGAEDAPASTSDNRDEKNIPEGKIMSSSGFSKKMIGRKNEKYVRYDSDLPEADRYAPRPDDSVPNYVLTETRLKEIRSEFMYWYFDKGGDDDEGDYQSEIQASTPQVHKNFNFQLPFFGFRFNYTRVSMNGFLEFSDPPIHYTYPLVFPIKDWPRKNDPSFIGIFFSKCRIGEIRPTDIDQRRPGVYFRLERDLQRRTDQFGVEMRERLKWDIREGIIGTEAFDPKHAVIVTWKNMSFTGGIDNSLYNTNTFQMVLATDEVNTYVIFNYLNIQWSSHTEAGGDTMYGEGGVPALVGFNAGNGTRSYEYKPFSQMSTIRDLTGRGWANGFPGRHMFRIDENIMPAVCNKDISGANLPLVFAPESGNMLGGTIVNITGPCFNETEKIRCMFESEWVIGTVVDRNRAICVQPFVKAQGYIRFAISIGDSKTYNWKGKYFIETPATATEKIFVSNSVHQAYPAEIKITWDRYNLTSNLNAGVQISLWGYRETKTTPEFEYITNLETAYTNLGSYIIRPAAYRDLSNPYQQDMTFGFLQLNLTDPQQQTGLNITPSLWSRPIPLAWYFAPQWERGYGSKWPQRLCDKWIMNDRYLKNFAAEISLCPCTLKHALNDKGRFLPDYDCDKDSNLDCMYNLHAHHCVRTGAPNMDGSEQQCCYDKNGYLMLTYDQQWGSRPHRSHNLGYYPWDEANKVPTLSHWYHDIIPFYMCCMWQEEHAVGCETFRFERRPSQDCIAYQSPAIATVFGDPHIATFDGLEYTFNGKGEFVLVRVNNLKDKLDVQGRFEQLPNNVYGEVRATQLTSVAARGNNSATIEVRLRPKHSQWRYRLDVFANNRRVYFDRPSIKFQHFTGVVVYTPTYILNQSEVIIMFDTGAGVEVIENEGYMSARVYLPWTYLNKTSGLFGKWNFDIADDLTNPDGQQVAASNLNHFEAVHKDFAIHWMLEDKEDDDKGGPLFTREFGRTASYYSNRTFEPEWRKTPAEILPSNRSYDIQRAADLCGQSYQCQYDYAMSLNRDMAHFTKNYYNTYTEIRDININERVVSCGVLETPRFGRKSNFFFVPGTKVTFECNQDFILVGDQRRVCTPEGRWNVPEYGYTECLRQIEYAQRTAWTTMGIICAVLIPVIACVAGAFFYIRKNQAQENSSKSWRYSERGSGVDNDSTLLSRLKSFDRPISPVSDTSTSSSMIKKPHSYDKVYRTHEPLPNRPDIDFEDKDWDLKEPTSLTESEKSTTNSTRKTGSPSKESDV